A DNA window from Myxocyprinus asiaticus isolate MX2 ecotype Aquarium Trade chromosome 15, UBuf_Myxa_2, whole genome shotgun sequence contains the following coding sequences:
- the LOC127453052 gene encoding aryl hydrocarbon receptor-like isoform X2 produces MVLNGFVLVVTSRGTIFYASSTIEDYLGFHQSDLIHQSIYELIHTEDRAEFQKQLHWALSPSGTSDAGQLVQASHDVPLPQMYYSPERLPPENSTFLERNFVCRLRCLLDNSSRFLAMNFQGRLKFLYGQNERTEDGKPVPPQLALFALACPLQPPAILEIRTKSFMFRTKHKLDFTPTGCDAKGKIILGYTEAELCYRGSGYQFIHAADMLYCAENHMRMMKMGESGLTVFRLLTKHNLWVWVQASARLIYKNGQPDFIIASQRAITDEEGEENLRKRTMTLPFNFTTGEAVLYDMNLSRSLSNSPNSNPSAHSNSNQPKSTGTVDPDSLLGSMLKQDESIYVCPAGSDENSVSIQGLGKEDLGGIFSSDWQESVLSLSESSLFKQEPIISSGGDDSCEILSFMRSLGISPEDLKLLQQDEVFLRVDFDGCSNMADLTDGVLSYVQQSLRKKTDSIMSSDAQANLGKHVQTPPWHQQPYSCNSLILGSQEQQMSFIMEHPEPKIQHFTQIQTQLQNTGDIPKHQNNPQRHQHTMSHPYNGLGTSQYELSNVTVQKQQIQMVSQQLQTAHSKKQQPHCPYLPPPYQHVCNTLNDAQVCGNLTEVLTSNTQQVSPFFQPELQQPGCFYLETSPVELEHPYRNHLNNVSISCSQEHSSSYITSGDADEGEFTAHDLEELLNSLDAGGIERKGQPGHNGGAGIGPSLDQQAYIGQFQYGSHTNYAMENNTAHPAQLTNQHQNKSRPHPNLSLGGYL; encoded by the exons GTTTTAAATGGTTTTGTGTTGGTGGTCACCTCCAGGGGCACAATCTTCTATGCTTCCTCCACCATTGAGGATTACTTGGGGTTTCATCAG TCGGATCTCATCCATCAGAGTATTTATGAGCTCATTCACACTGAAGACCGGGCTGAGTTTCAGAAACAGCTCCACTGGGCACTCAGTCCCAGCGGCACCTCAGACGCCGGACAGCTAGTGCAAG CGTCCCATGATGTACCACTGCCTCAGATGTACTACAGTCCGGAGCGGTTGCCGCCAGAGAACTCCACATTTCTTGAGCGAAACTTTGTTTGCAGGTTAAGATGTCTCTTGGACAACTCCTCTAGATTTCTT GCCATGAACTTTCAGGGGCGTTTGAAGTTCCTGTATGGGCAGAATGAGAGGACGGAAGATGGGAAACCTGTCCCTCCTCAGCTGGCCCTGTTTGCCCTGGCCTGCCCTCTGCAGCCGCCTGCCATACTGGAAATTCGCACCAAGAGCTTCATGTTCAGAACCAAACACAAGCTGGATTTCACACCCACTGGGTGTGACGCAAA AGGTAAGATTATTCTCGGCTACACAGAGGCAGAGCTGTGTTACCGTGGCTCAGGCTATCAGTTCATCCATGCCGCTGACATGCTGTACTGTGCTGAGAACCACATGCGAA TGATGAAGATGGGTGAAAGTGGCTTGACTGTTTTTAGACTGCTGACTAAACACAACCTCTGGGTTTGGGTACAGGCCAGTGCCAGACTTATCTACAAAAATGGCCAACCAGATTTCATCATCGCCTCTCAGAGAGCCATCAC AGACGAGGAGGGTGAAGAGAACTTGAGAAAGCGTACTATGACGTTGCCCTTCAACTTTACTACTGGTGAGGCTGTTCTCTATGACATGAACCTGTCTAGATCCCTCAGCAACTCCCCAAATTCTAATCCCAGTGCTCATAGCAACAGCAACCAACCCAAAAGCACTGGAACTGTAGACCCTGACTCCCTGCTAGGCTCCATGCTGAAGCAGGATGAGTCTATATATGTGTGTCCTGCAGGTTCAGATGAAAATTCAGTGTCGATACAGGGCTTAGGAAAGGAGGATTTGGGTGGGATCTTCTCCAGTGATTGGCAGGAGAGTGTTCTCTCACTGTCTGAGAGCTCTCTCTTCAAACAGGAGCCAATCATTAGCTCTGGAGGAGATGATAGCTGTGAGATACTAAGCTTCATGAGAAGTTTAGGGATCAGTCCAGAAGATCTGAAGCTCCTTCAGCAAGATGAAGTGTTCCTTCGAGTTGACTTCGATGGTTGCAGCAACATGGCAGACCTCACAGATGGGGTCTTGTCCTACGTCCAGCAGTCTCTCAGGAAAAAGACAGATAGTATAATGTCCAGTGATGCCCAGGCCAATCTTGGGAAACATGTGCAAACTCCTCCCTGGCATCAGCAGCCATATTCATGTAATTCTCTCATATTAGGATCTCAGGAACAACAGATGTCTTTCATAATGGAGCATCCAGAACCAAAGATACAGCACTTCACACAGATACAAACTCAACTGCAGAACACAGGGGACATACCAAAGCACCAAAACAATCCTCAAAGACACCAACACACAATGTCTCACCCATACAATGGGTTGGGAACTTCACAATATGAACTTTCAAACGTAACTGTCCAAAAACAGCAGATTCAGATGGTGAGCCAGCAGCTGCAGACAGCTCACTCGAAAAAACAGCAGCCTCATTGTCCATACCTTCCACCTCCTTACCAGCATGTGTGCAACACACTCAACGATGCTCAGGTTTGTGGCAACCTCACAGAAGTTCTAACCAGCAACACCCAGCAGGTTTCTCCTTTCTTCCAGCCAGAGCTCCAGCAGCCAGGATGCTTTTACTTGGAGACGTCACCTGTGGAACTGGAGCACCCTTACAGAAACCATCTGAACAATGTGTCCATCAGCTGCTCCCAGGAGCACTCCTCATCTTATATTACCTCAGGTGATGCAGATGAGGGCGAGTTCACTGCTCACGACCTCGAGGAGCTGCTCAACAGCTTGGACGCCGGAGGTATCGAAAGGAAAGGGCAACCGGGACATAATGGTGGAGCAGGGATTGGACCAAGCCTGGATCAGCAAGCTTACATAGGCCAG TTTCAGTATGGGAGCCACACAAACTATGCAATGGAGAATAACACCGCACATCCAGCACAGCTTACCAACCAGCATCAGAATAAGAGTAGGCCTCATCCAAACCTGTCTTTAGGAGGATACTTGTGA
- the LOC127453052 gene encoding aryl hydrocarbon receptor-like isoform X1 has translation MSTSNVYATRKRRKPVQKSVQHPHESVKSNPSKRHRDRLNGELDRLASLLPFPQEIISKLDKITILRLSVSYLRAKSHFNVTLNSKSSRQLANNTKPHIQEQSEGELLLQVLNGFVLVVTSRGTIFYASSTIEDYLGFHQSDLIHQSIYELIHTEDRAEFQKQLHWALSPSGTSDAGQLVQASHDVPLPQMYYSPERLPPENSTFLERNFVCRLRCLLDNSSRFLAMNFQGRLKFLYGQNERTEDGKPVPPQLALFALACPLQPPAILEIRTKSFMFRTKHKLDFTPTGCDAKGKIILGYTEAELCYRGSGYQFIHAADMLYCAENHMRMMKMGESGLTVFRLLTKHNLWVWVQASARLIYKNGQPDFIIASQRAITDEEGEENLRKRTMTLPFNFTTGEAVLYDMNLSRSLSNSPNSNPSAHSNSNQPKSTGTVDPDSLLGSMLKQDESIYVCPAGSDENSVSIQGLGKEDLGGIFSSDWQESVLSLSESSLFKQEPIISSGGDDSCEILSFMRSLGISPEDLKLLQQDEVFLRVDFDGCSNMADLTDGVLSYVQQSLRKKTDSIMSSDAQANLGKHVQTPPWHQQPYSCNSLILGSQEQQMSFIMEHPEPKIQHFTQIQTQLQNTGDIPKHQNNPQRHQHTMSHPYNGLGTSQYELSNVTVQKQQIQMVSQQLQTAHSKKQQPHCPYLPPPYQHVCNTLNDAQVCGNLTEVLTSNTQQVSPFFQPELQQPGCFYLETSPVELEHPYRNHLNNVSISCSQEHSSSYITSGDADEGEFTAHDLEELLNSLDAGGIERKGQPGHNGGAGIGPSLDQQAYIGQFQYGSHTNYAMENNTAHPAQLTNQHQNKSRPHPNLSLGGYL, from the exons TGACCCTAAACTCAAAGAGTTCCAGACAGCTAGCAAATAACACCAAACCACACATACAGGAGCAGTCAGAGGGAGAGCTTTTGCTTCAG GTTTTAAATGGTTTTGTGTTGGTGGTCACCTCCAGGGGCACAATCTTCTATGCTTCCTCCACCATTGAGGATTACTTGGGGTTTCATCAG TCGGATCTCATCCATCAGAGTATTTATGAGCTCATTCACACTGAAGACCGGGCTGAGTTTCAGAAACAGCTCCACTGGGCACTCAGTCCCAGCGGCACCTCAGACGCCGGACAGCTAGTGCAAG CGTCCCATGATGTACCACTGCCTCAGATGTACTACAGTCCGGAGCGGTTGCCGCCAGAGAACTCCACATTTCTTGAGCGAAACTTTGTTTGCAGGTTAAGATGTCTCTTGGACAACTCCTCTAGATTTCTT GCCATGAACTTTCAGGGGCGTTTGAAGTTCCTGTATGGGCAGAATGAGAGGACGGAAGATGGGAAACCTGTCCCTCCTCAGCTGGCCCTGTTTGCCCTGGCCTGCCCTCTGCAGCCGCCTGCCATACTGGAAATTCGCACCAAGAGCTTCATGTTCAGAACCAAACACAAGCTGGATTTCACACCCACTGGGTGTGACGCAAA AGGTAAGATTATTCTCGGCTACACAGAGGCAGAGCTGTGTTACCGTGGCTCAGGCTATCAGTTCATCCATGCCGCTGACATGCTGTACTGTGCTGAGAACCACATGCGAA TGATGAAGATGGGTGAAAGTGGCTTGACTGTTTTTAGACTGCTGACTAAACACAACCTCTGGGTTTGGGTACAGGCCAGTGCCAGACTTATCTACAAAAATGGCCAACCAGATTTCATCATCGCCTCTCAGAGAGCCATCAC AGACGAGGAGGGTGAAGAGAACTTGAGAAAGCGTACTATGACGTTGCCCTTCAACTTTACTACTGGTGAGGCTGTTCTCTATGACATGAACCTGTCTAGATCCCTCAGCAACTCCCCAAATTCTAATCCCAGTGCTCATAGCAACAGCAACCAACCCAAAAGCACTGGAACTGTAGACCCTGACTCCCTGCTAGGCTCCATGCTGAAGCAGGATGAGTCTATATATGTGTGTCCTGCAGGTTCAGATGAAAATTCAGTGTCGATACAGGGCTTAGGAAAGGAGGATTTGGGTGGGATCTTCTCCAGTGATTGGCAGGAGAGTGTTCTCTCACTGTCTGAGAGCTCTCTCTTCAAACAGGAGCCAATCATTAGCTCTGGAGGAGATGATAGCTGTGAGATACTAAGCTTCATGAGAAGTTTAGGGATCAGTCCAGAAGATCTGAAGCTCCTTCAGCAAGATGAAGTGTTCCTTCGAGTTGACTTCGATGGTTGCAGCAACATGGCAGACCTCACAGATGGGGTCTTGTCCTACGTCCAGCAGTCTCTCAGGAAAAAGACAGATAGTATAATGTCCAGTGATGCCCAGGCCAATCTTGGGAAACATGTGCAAACTCCTCCCTGGCATCAGCAGCCATATTCATGTAATTCTCTCATATTAGGATCTCAGGAACAACAGATGTCTTTCATAATGGAGCATCCAGAACCAAAGATACAGCACTTCACACAGATACAAACTCAACTGCAGAACACAGGGGACATACCAAAGCACCAAAACAATCCTCAAAGACACCAACACACAATGTCTCACCCATACAATGGGTTGGGAACTTCACAATATGAACTTTCAAACGTAACTGTCCAAAAACAGCAGATTCAGATGGTGAGCCAGCAGCTGCAGACAGCTCACTCGAAAAAACAGCAGCCTCATTGTCCATACCTTCCACCTCCTTACCAGCATGTGTGCAACACACTCAACGATGCTCAGGTTTGTGGCAACCTCACAGAAGTTCTAACCAGCAACACCCAGCAGGTTTCTCCTTTCTTCCAGCCAGAGCTCCAGCAGCCAGGATGCTTTTACTTGGAGACGTCACCTGTGGAACTGGAGCACCCTTACAGAAACCATCTGAACAATGTGTCCATCAGCTGCTCCCAGGAGCACTCCTCATCTTATATTACCTCAGGTGATGCAGATGAGGGCGAGTTCACTGCTCACGACCTCGAGGAGCTGCTCAACAGCTTGGACGCCGGAGGTATCGAAAGGAAAGGGCAACCGGGACATAATGGTGGAGCAGGGATTGGACCAAGCCTGGATCAGCAAGCTTACATAGGCCAG TTTCAGTATGGGAGCCACACAAACTATGCAATGGAGAATAACACCGCACATCCAGCACAGCTTACCAACCAGCATCAGAATAAGAGTAGGCCTCATCCAAACCTGTCTTTAGGAGGATACTTGTGA